In one Cydia strobilella chromosome 25, ilCydStro3.1, whole genome shotgun sequence genomic region, the following are encoded:
- the LOC134752953 gene encoding aldo-keto reductase AKR2E4-like codes for MKLLTVCVLFAPMALALHSGGLAPWRPLNDNNSVPSFGLGTWLGFSDKGRVEPKGHEVEDAVLWAIDAGYRHIDTAHIYDTETQVGRAIKKKIVDGTVKREDLFVTTKLWNDAHARDAVEPALRRSLEKLGLEYIDLYLIHWPVGLYANSTLDNSDYLDTWQAMIAVKDKGLTKSIGVSNFNQKQLERLIKASNVKPAMLQVELNMNLQQPALLAYCRAQGIQVTGYTPFGSLFPSKATPDAPPPRVDDAALVAIAGKYNKTVPQIALRYLWELGVTPIPKSVTRSRVEQNIQIFDFELSAEERQKMAALDRGYRTIDVKWWKDSPHYPFEKN; via the exons ATGAAGCTTCTGACGGTCTGTGTGTTGTTTGCGCCG atggcgctagcgtTGCACAGCGGCGGACTGGCTCCGTGGCGCCCTCTCAATGACAACAACAGTGTCCCGAGCTTCGGGCTTGGAACATGGCTTGGCTTCTCCGATAAG ggGCGCGTGGAGCCTAAAGGGCACGAAGTGGAAGATGCGGTGCTGTGGGCGATTGACGCAGGATACCGACACATCGACACAGCGCACATTTACGACACGGAGACTCAG GTCGGCCGAGCCATCAAGAAGAAAATAGTAGACGGGACAGTAAAGAGGGAAGACTTGTTCGTCACTACTAAG CTATGGAATGACGCGCATGCGCGCGATGCGGTGGAGCCGGCGCTGCGTCGCTCTCTGGAGAAACTGGGACTGGAGTACATCGACCTGTATCTCATACACTGGCCCGTCGGTCTTTAT GCTAACAGCACCCTCGACAATTCAGACTACCTAGACACGTGGCAGGCCATGATCGCGGTCAAGGACAAGGGACTGACCAAGTCTATTGGCGTCTCCAATTTCAACCAGAAACAACTCGAGAGGCTAATTAAAGCGAGCAATGTGAAGCCAGCGATGCTGCAAGTCGAG CTAAACATGAACCTTCAGCAGCCCGCCCTCCTCGCGTACTGCCGCGCTCAGGGCATCCAGGTGACCGGGTACACGCCCTTCGGGTCCCTCTTCCCGAGCAAAGCCACGCCCGACGCGCCCCCGCCGCGAGTTGACGACGCAGCTCTCGTCGCTATAGCGGGGAAATATAACAAGACTGTCCCGCAGATAGCGCTGAGATACTTg TGGGAGCTCGGCGTAACCCCCATCCCGAAGTCTGTGACCCGGTCCCGAGTAGAGCAGAACATACAGATCTTCGACTTCGAGCTCAGCGCAGAAGAGAGGCAGAAGATGGCGGCCCTCGACAGAGGATACCGCACCATAGACGTCAAGTGGTGGAAGGACTCGCCGCACTACCCTTTTGAAAAGAACTAA
- the LOC134752583 gene encoding uncharacterized protein LOC134752583 has product MTGSSSWSEDAPGADILDLDRYMRGTRPARRPQRNISSTGLVVDAGAAGRPASPTGDSSSASEPPGPSGLSDKRFSHDSGLSDTSYRRASRQPRHHRADTVSKNDAATPRRSNTSGGKATRRGKTGEARRGNSGEARRGKSGEPQRSNSGETRRGKSREARRSTSGEARRGKSREARRGKGGREARLSSESRSSFRESLEHALRDQQARFC; this is encoded by the exons atgacggGCTCATCCTCGTGGTCGGAGGACGCTCCGGGCGCCGACATCCTTGACCTGGACCGCTACATGCGCGGCACCCGGCCCGCGCGCCGTCCGCAGAGGAACAT AAGCAGTACTGGGCTGGTGGTGGAcgcgggcgcggcggggcgGCCCGCCAGCCCGACCGGTGACTCCAGCTCGGCCTCCGAGCCGCCCGGGCCGTCCGGGCTGTCCGACAAGCGCTTCTCGCACGACTCTGGCCTGTCCGACACCAGCTACCGGCGGGCTAGTCGCCAACCAAG ACATCATAGAGCAGACACCGTCAGCAAGAATGACGCCGCGACGCCGCGGCGGAGCAACACGAGCGGCGGCAAGGCAACGCGGCGAGGAAAGACCGGTGAAGCTCGACGAGGCAACAGCGGCGAGGCGCGGCGAGGCAAAAGCGGCGAGCCTCAACGAAGCAACAGCGGCGAGACGAGGCGAGGCAAGAGCCGCGAGGCGCGACGTAGCACCAGTGGCGAGGCGAGGCGAGGCAAGAGCCGCGAGGCACGACGTGGCAAGGGCGGCCGCGAGGCGCGCCTCTCGTCCGAGTCCAGAAGCAGTTTCCGCGAGTCGTTGGAGCATGCGTTGCGCGATCAGCAGGCaagattttgttaa